Below is a genomic region from Desulfatirhabdium butyrativorans DSM 18734.
AAATTTCAATAAGGGATATGGGTTGATGCACCAAAACGAAAAAAAGCCAAATCTGGAAGAACCCGATCAGGAAACCCGTCAGGTGCCATCCTACGGAAAAAACCAGATCTCGTCTACGATCCCGGTAAAACATCCGGAACGCCTCGTCCACAGCTGAGGTATTTTCGGCAAGTTTCCGGATGCCTGCACCGCCCAGGTGGTGGGAACGCATCCATCGAAACACCGCTCCCAGAAGCCCGTGTTTTTGAATCAGCATGAACAGCACGATACCCACTGCCAACAGGGAGCCGCTCAGAACCATGGCGATCTGCAGCGTTTCGGGAAGAGGAATACGCCAGGCAAGCAGGAAGGCGCCCGAAACCACCAGCAGCAGGTGTGCGAAAGCAATGGTAGCCTTGTCGATCAGGACGGCGCTTGTCGCCTCAGCCCCCCGGCCTTCGGAAGCGATCATGGATGCGCGGGTCACTTCTCCCCCCATGGCTGCTGTCGGGGTAAAGTAATTCACTGCATACCCGGCCATGCGCACCCAGAACAGCCGGGCATACGACCAGGATCGTGCCGGATCACTGAGGCATCGGCGCCATCCTGCCGTATGCAGAACCGCACCAAGCCCTTCAATCAGAACCAACGGGACCAACCCCCAGCCGACCGTCATCAGTTGCCGCCACACCTTCCCGGCACCCATCACACGCAACATCCATACCAGACAGGCGAACCCCAGCAGCAGCAACAGGATATGAATGCGTTTATTTCCGCTCATCGGGCCGATGAAATGCCGGATGCGGGGTATTCTCCCTGGATGAGGGGAAAACCGAAGCGTCGGCAATAGCGAAGAAATGGCCGGCTCTCTTCGACGGAAAGCACGTTTCGCCCCGCCCTTCCGCCACGCCGTTTTGGGTAACGCGACCTCTGCGAAATCATTCGACGCATCCCTTCCCGGACCTGTTCCGTAAGGGGAGTATCGCAATGCCGGTAGATGGCCTCGATGGTTTTCATCGGATCGGCAACCAGATCGGAATAATGGATGTCGAGAAAACGCCCTTCCAGCTCCGGATGCATCTGCCGAAAATCCATCAACCGATCCATTGCCTCCGCCATGACCCGGACCTGGCGGCGCGCTCGCTTTTCCGCCCCTTCCGCTCTGCCATACAAACCGTGCAATACCTCCGCAAGGCCCAGAATGGATCGCAGCACATCCGGCGGATTCCGGTGGGTCTGAACAATGCGTGCATCCGGGAAAACGGTGAAAAGCGCACTGATTGTATGCGCATGATCCGGCGCCTTCAACACCCATCGTCTGGCTGGTCCAGACCCCTGAAGGTGCTGCAGAAACCGTTTTTGCCAGGCATATACCGGCACGAAATCCACTTTCCGCAACCAGTTCTCATAGGCGGGGAGCCAGCAGGTGATGAGAAATTCCTCCGATCGCATGCTGTAACTGTGGACAGCCACACATTCCTGGGGGGACTCCGCATGAATGGGATGGACAATATCGGCCTCCGGAACGATCCTGCGAAACCAGCGCAATTGGGCGGCTGCATGCCGAATGCGCGCATCGCGCCCATCGGCGGCCGCCTTTCGCTCCGGCAGCGGGAACATGACCTCCCAGGTCAGCGGAGAACGGTTCCCCGGATCTACAGCCAGCAGTTCATGAAGAAAGGTGGAGCCGCTCCTTGGCATGCCGGTAATGAACAGTGGCCGTTCGATGGGCACTTCGTTCAGGACTTCGACCGGATTGCGCCAGGCGTGAACGAGGCGCAGACGAGTCGCCAACAAAGCCTTCAGATGATGCCAGATCAGAAAATGCCCCACCGGATGCAGGCCGGCCTCCTGTTGAAGACTGTTCACCAGAATCGACAGCGCCGTTTCGACAGGCGGATCGCCAAAGTCATTCAGGCCGGTTTGGCGTTTTGCGACGGAGCACAATTTGCCGGCATCCAACGGCCACCATCGCTGAAGCCATTTTTCGGTTGCCGCCGTTGGACATCGTTTTTGGAGGGTTTCAATCAGATTCATTGGTTCTGAACGGAGATCCAAGATTGGAGAGCCGATTGCAACAATTCGGTCAAGGTCTTTGAATTAAGGAAACATACTGTCTTTGGAATGTCACCCCGGCGAAAGCCGGGTTCCATAACCTATTCGAATCCCGCCTTGGCGGGACTGGATTCCGGCTTTCGCCGGAATGACATATCCTACATTCCACACCCCTCCGCAGGTGCGAAGGGATAATTTTCTGACCTATCTTTTTTCTGGACTCTGCTCATTGAATGTGGTAAAAGGGTTGGCCATGAAAGTGCCAACTCTCATTCAAAGCCGTCTGATTACCGACGGGGATATTGATTTTGTCCGTGAACTGATCGAACAAAATCCTTCCTGGAGTCGGTATCGGTTGAGCCGGGAACTTGCCGAACGTTGGAATTGGCGAAATGGCAAGGGGCAGCTCAAAGACATTGCCTGTCGAAGTCTGCTGCGAAAGCTTGGCGAAAGAGCGCTCATCCATCTGCCAGCTCCAAGG
It encodes:
- a CDS encoding flippase-like domain-containing protein; protein product: MSGNKRIHILLLLLGFACLVWMLRVMGAGKVWRQLMTVGWGLVPLVLIEGLGAVLHTAGWRRCLSDPARSWSYARLFWVRMAGYAVNYFTPTAAMGGEVTRASMIASEGRGAEATSAVLIDKATIAFAHLLLVVSGAFLLAWRIPLPETLQIAMVLSGSLLAVGIVLFMLIQKHGLLGAVFRWMRSHHLGGAGIRKLAENTSAVDEAFRMFYRDRRRDLVFSVGWHLTGFLIGFFQIWLFFVLVHQPISLIEISSIWLIGLWLDLLVFVVPMSMGTLEGSRIVTFRAIGFQAVEGMTYGMVLRLGQLSCAILGLLGYAFLTFRQGGRS
- a CDS encoding sulfotransferase family protein, which codes for MNLIETLQKRCPTAATEKWLQRWWPLDAGKLCSVAKRQTGLNDFGDPPVETALSILVNSLQQEAGLHPVGHFLIWHHLKALLATRLRLVHAWRNPVEVLNEVPIERPLFITGMPRSGSTFLHELLAVDPGNRSPLTWEVMFPLPERKAAADGRDARIRHAAAQLRWFRRIVPEADIVHPIHAESPQECVAVHSYSMRSEEFLITCWLPAYENWLRKVDFVPVYAWQKRFLQHLQGSGPARRWVLKAPDHAHTISALFTVFPDARIVQTHRNPPDVLRSILGLAEVLHGLYGRAEGAEKRARRQVRVMAEAMDRLMDFRQMHPELEGRFLDIHYSDLVADPMKTIEAIYRHCDTPLTEQVREGMRRMISQRSRYPKRRGGRAGRNVLSVEESRPFLRYCRRFGFPLIQGEYPASGISSAR